A genomic segment from Candidatus Brocadia sinica JPN1 encodes:
- a CDS encoding MEDS domain-containing protein, whose product MRKTGIDIIGDVRWGTHFCQFYQTKEDLTDILVPYFKTGLESNEFCMWITSKPVTVEEAKGAIKKEVPDFEQYLIRGQIEIIPHTEWYLKDGVFNLQRVLNGWVDKLNRALARGYEGMRITGNTAWLEKNDWRNFAHYEEEIDNVISKYKMMAICSYSLDTCGVYEIIDVVRNHQFALIKREGRLELFESSERRRAKEALRISEEKYRILYETIRDGIVATDMDGRILECNQAYVDMLGYSKDEITKLTYHQLTPEKWHQMEFGIVKELIIGRGYSDEYEKEYRKKDGMVFPISIKVWLMKDEYGKPKGMWGIVRDITERKHAEDELREQRDYLEYFTSQLTAANKELEAFSYSVSHDLRAPLRSINGFCKVLMEDYADKLDAQAKNYLQRVSASSACMGQLIEDLLNLSRITRREMCYKTVNLSAMVRSIANELQEMQPERKVEFIIANGLVTNGDSNLLRIAFKNLLSNAWKFTRNRQQARIEFGITPCNEKSAYFVRDNGVGFDMAYVNKLFGAFQRLHMATEFEGTGIGLAIVQRIIHRHGGHIWAEGKVDKGAVFYFTI is encoded by the coding sequence ATGAGAAAAACAGGAATAGATATCATAGGTGATGTGCGATGGGGCACTCATTTTTGCCAATTTTATCAAACCAAAGAAGATTTAACTGATATTTTAGTGCCTTACTTCAAGACGGGATTGGAAAGTAATGAGTTCTGTATGTGGATTACCTCGAAGCCAGTTACTGTTGAAGAAGCTAAAGGTGCGATAAAAAAGGAAGTACCTGATTTCGAACAATACCTAATAAGAGGTCAGATAGAAATCATTCCGCATACAGAATGGTATCTCAAAGATGGCGTTTTTAATCTCCAGAGAGTCCTCAATGGATGGGTTGACAAGCTCAACCGAGCCCTGGCAAGAGGTTACGAGGGTATGAGAATAACAGGGAATACGGCCTGGCTTGAAAAGAATGATTGGAGGAATTTTGCTCATTATGAAGAAGAGATAGACAATGTTATCAGTAAATACAAGATGATGGCCATTTGCAGTTATTCACTTGATACTTGTGGAGTATACGAGATCATCGATGTGGTTCGCAATCATCAGTTCGCCCTTATCAAGCGCGAAGGCAGGCTGGAGCTTTTTGAAAGCTCTGAGCGCAGGCGTGCAAAGGAAGCGCTAAGAATATCTGAGGAAAAGTACCGCATTTTATACGAGACTATTAGAGACGGGATTGTGGCTACCGATATGGATGGGCGCATCCTTGAGTGCAACCAGGCGTATGTAGATATGCTTGGGTATTCGAAAGACGAGATAACGAAATTAACCTACCACCAGCTTACACCGGAAAAGTGGCACCAGATGGAATTCGGGATAGTAAAAGAACTGATTATTGGAAGAGGTTATTCCGATGAATATGAAAAGGAATATAGAAAAAAAGATGGAATGGTGTTTCCGATATCCATCAAGGTTTGGCTGATGAAAGATGAGTATGGTAAACCGAAGGGGATGTGGGGCATTGTTCGAGACATTACTGAGCGCAAGCATGCAGAGGACGAATTGCGGGAGCAACGCGACTATCTTGAATATTTCACCAGCCAGCTCACCGCTGCCAATAAGGAGTTAGAGGCATTTAGCTATTCTGTATCGCATGACCTCCGGGCGCCGTTGCGGAGTATAAACGGCTTTTGTAAAGTACTTATGGAAGATTATGCAGATAAGCTGGATGCACAGGCAAAAAATTATCTCCAGCGTGTGAGTGCCTCCAGTGCATGTATGGGGCAACTTATTGAAGACCTGTTGAATTTGTCCCGTATAACACGCAGAGAGATGTGTTATAAAACAGTTAATTTAAGTGCGATGGTAAGATCGATTGCGAATGAATTGCAGGAGATGCAGCCGGAACGAAAAGTGGAGTTTATTATAGCTAATGGGTTGGTCACCAATGGCGATTCCAATTTGTTGCGGATAGCGTTTAAAAACTTGTTGAGTAATGCCTGGAAGTTTACCAGAAATCGCCAACAAGCACGAATAGAATTTGGTATTACACCGTGTAACGAAAAATCGGCGTATTTCGTTCGTGACAATGGCGTTGGTTTCGACATGGCATATGTCAATAAACTGTTTGGCGCATTCCAGCGTCTGCATATGGCGACTGAATTTGAAGGCACTGGCATTGGGCTGGCTATCGTCCAGCGCATTATTCACCGCCATGGTGGCCATATCTGGGCCGAAGGCAAAGTGGATAAAGGAGCAGTTTTTTATTTCACGATTTAA
- a CDS encoding OmpA/MotB family protein — translation MGKGCGVMQSLCLIGMAGVLAVSAGCAGTKRLRQENQQLNDDITRLQQENAELSSKASSYESELSRLENSRRELEAKLRDTGATVRIKNGAVSVLLPGAILFDPGQTTLRPQSKATLKKIAGILTTEASAEMVRIEGHTDNDPISKQKDKYKSNWELSTARATAVLHYMVEECGVSPTRVYVAGFGQYQPIADNKSKSDKAKNRRVEFVIVPRSSGG, via the coding sequence ATGGGAAAGGGATGTGGTGTGATGCAAAGTTTGTGCTTGATTGGGATGGCAGGAGTGTTAGCTGTGAGCGCTGGTTGTGCCGGGACAAAAAGGCTTCGGCAGGAAAATCAGCAGTTGAATGACGATATAACACGACTACAGCAGGAGAATGCAGAACTATCATCGAAGGCAAGCAGTTATGAAAGTGAACTGAGTCGGCTTGAAAATTCGAGAAGGGAACTCGAGGCCAAATTGAGAGATACCGGCGCAACCGTACGGATAAAGAATGGCGCAGTTTCCGTATTACTCCCGGGCGCCATATTGTTTGATCCCGGACAGACGACATTGCGTCCTCAATCGAAGGCAACACTCAAGAAGATTGCCGGTATCCTTACGACTGAGGCATCTGCAGAAATGGTGAGGATTGAAGGGCATACTGATAATGACCCGATCAGCAAGCAAAAAGACAAGTATAAGTCAAACTGGGAACTATCCACAGCACGGGCAACCGCAGTGCTCCATTACATGGTGGAAGAATGCGGGGTTTCTCCGACAAGGGTTTACGTTGCTGGATTCGGGCAATACCAGCCCATCGCTGATAATAAATCAAAAAGTGACAAGGCGAAAAACAGGCGTGTGGAGTTTGTAATTGTACCAAGGAGCAGTGGCGGGTAG
- a CDS encoding RNA recognition motif domain-containing protein, with the protein MNIYVGNLAREVTQEDLEEAFKAFGQVTSVTIIKDKFTGEPRGFGFIEMPGKAEAQAAIAGMNGKELKGRPLNVNEAQPRTDRGGAGRGGRGGYGGGRGEGRGGSRRRF; encoded by the coding sequence ATGAATATTTATGTGGGCAATTTGGCGCGTGAAGTAACCCAGGAGGACCTGGAAGAGGCTTTTAAAGCCTTTGGGCAGGTTACATCAGTAACAATTATTAAAGATAAATTTACTGGCGAACCGAGGGGATTCGGATTTATTGAGATGCCGGGAAAAGCTGAAGCCCAGGCGGCAATTGCCGGTATGAACGGCAAGGAGTTGAAAGGACGGCCGCTGAACGTCAATGAAGCTCAACCGAGAACTGACCGGGGCGGTGCTGGACGTGGTGGTCGTGGTGGCTATGGTGGAGGCAGAGGAGAAGGACGAGGCGGTAGTAGGCGGCGCTTCTAG
- a CDS encoding response regulator, translating into MINQQSSTSNSQVKVVLLVEDNPDDVELSLRVLKRNYINNEVIVVRDGGEALDYLFGKGTYAERDMSVMPAIVLLDLKLPKIEGLEVLRSIRADERTKLLPVIILTSSKEDKDLIQGYKLGAISYIRKPVDFFKLNKAVRQLAKNFYCDSKQYPFFKI; encoded by the coding sequence ATGATAAATCAACAATCTTCAACCTCAAATTCACAAGTAAAAGTCGTCCTGCTGGTGGAGGATAATCCGGACGATGTGGAATTGTCCCTGCGTGTGCTAAAAAGGAATTATATCAATAATGAGGTAATAGTTGTCCGTGATGGCGGAGAGGCGCTGGATTATCTATTTGGTAAAGGCACTTACGCAGAACGAGATATGAGTGTGATGCCTGCGATTGTTCTCCTGGATTTGAAATTGCCGAAGATTGAAGGTCTGGAAGTGCTGCGCAGCATACGTGCAGACGAGCGGACAAAGCTGCTCCCGGTGATTATTCTTACCTCATCAAAGGAAGATAAAGACCTGATTCAGGGTTATAAATTGGGAGCCATTAGCTATATTCGTAAACCAGTCGATTTTTTCAAGTTGAATAAAGCTGTGAGGCAACTAGCCAAAAATTTTTATTGCGATAGCAAGCAATACCCATTTTTTAAAATATAA
- the hisH gene encoding imidazole glycerol phosphate synthase subunit HisH: MIAIVDYGMGNLRSVEKGFERFGFDVKVTDRPSEIMHADKLVLPGVGAFRDAMDGLRQRGLIEPVVDCVRSGKPFLGICLGLQLLFSKGYEDGEHEGLNIVPGKVIRFKFSEDGTNGKLKIPHMGWNQISFRKEGTPILKNVPCNAYMYFVHSYYVCPEDEGVIATETEYGVRFTSMIWHKNIFATQFHPEKSQEYGLAILKNFGNL; this comes from the coding sequence ATGATTGCAATCGTTGATTATGGGATGGGGAATCTCCGCAGCGTTGAGAAGGGTTTCGAGCGGTTCGGCTTTGATGTCAAGGTTACTGACCGCCCCAGCGAAATCATGCATGCAGACAAACTGGTGCTTCCCGGCGTTGGAGCATTCCGTGACGCTATGGATGGTCTAAGGCAGAGGGGATTAATAGAGCCAGTTGTGGATTGTGTCCGGTCGGGTAAGCCATTCCTTGGAATATGTCTTGGGCTGCAGTTGCTGTTTTCTAAAGGCTACGAGGATGGTGAACATGAAGGTTTAAATATTGTCCCCGGCAAAGTCATCCGGTTTAAATTTTCTGAAGATGGGACAAACGGAAAATTGAAGATTCCCCACATGGGGTGGAATCAGATCAGCTTTCGGAAAGAAGGCACCCCTATCCTGAAAAATGTGCCCTGCAATGCTTATATGTATTTTGTGCATTCCTATTATGTCTGCCCAGAGGATGAAGGTGTTATTGCGACGGAGACAGAATATGGAGTACGTTTTACATCGATGATCTGGCACAAGAATATCTTTGCAACACAATTTCATCCAGAAAAAAGCCAGGAGTATGGGCTTGCCATACTCAAAAACTTTGGCAATTTGTAA
- the hisA gene encoding 1-(5-phosphoribosyl)-5-[(5-phosphoribosylamino)methylideneamino]imidazole-4-carboxamide isomerase yields the protein MIIIPAIDLKGGKCVRLTQGQKELETIFSDEPVDVARSWQDQGADYLHVVDLDGAFEGTPKNLTVVEQIIKKVKIPIEFGGGLRTTQSVKTLLDLGADRVIIGTKAIDSSSWVNELCTTFPGRIAVGIDAKNGKVAVKGWTSVCEWTAIAFAREIEKASPCAIIFTDISKDGMLQGPNIASLQELLMTVKTPVIASGGISSLKDIEALSQLPIAGMIIGKALYTGHIKFSEAKQLCDTLCVKKGKPQITPREIKDF from the coding sequence ATGATCATCATTCCGGCAATCGATTTAAAGGGTGGCAAGTGTGTACGATTAACACAGGGCCAGAAGGAACTCGAAACGATCTTTTCTGACGAACCTGTGGATGTGGCCAGATCATGGCAGGATCAGGGCGCTGATTATCTCCACGTGGTTGACCTGGACGGGGCGTTTGAAGGCACCCCCAAAAATCTTACCGTCGTTGAACAAATCATCAAAAAGGTAAAAATACCTATTGAATTTGGCGGGGGTTTAAGGACGACACAGTCCGTTAAAACACTGCTCGATTTGGGTGCGGATCGTGTGATTATAGGAACAAAGGCCATAGATTCGTCGTCGTGGGTAAATGAACTTTGTACGACATTTCCGGGGCGTATCGCTGTTGGAATTGATGCAAAAAATGGCAAGGTGGCTGTGAAGGGCTGGACTTCCGTGTGTGAATGGACGGCGATAGCCTTTGCCCGGGAAATAGAGAAGGCATCACCGTGTGCCATAATCTTCACGGATATCTCAAAAGACGGCATGCTGCAAGGTCCGAACATTGCAAGTTTACAAGAACTCCTGATGACGGTAAAAACCCCGGTTATTGCATCGGGTGGAATCTCATCACTTAAGGATATCGAGGCACTCAGTCAGTTACCCATTGCAGGTATGATTATTGGAAAGGCTTTATACACGGGACATATCAAATTTTCAGAGGCGAAACAACTATGTGATACACTTTGCGTTAAAAAGGGAAAACCACAGATAACCCCCAGAGAAATAAAAGATTTTTAA
- the fusA gene encoding elongation factor G, whose product MIPYETKDIRTIILLGHGASGKTSLVESMLFKAGATTRLGSVENGTSVADYDPDAKEKRHSIDSSILHCNWKGREINIIDTPGYPDFIRDTISSLVAAETAIITISATDGIQVNTRKLWDLACQKRLGKIIVVTKMDGENADYQAMIESVKNTFGNMCVPLVLPVGAGHDFQGVVNLFALSNPLPNGVVGDAHASRNALIEAVVSAEDALMEKYLDGKEIGRAVLESCFVKAVADGNVVPVLCCSNKKVTGIEDVLDAIANFSPSPLEGCKRTAVDLQKNQEIALEISKGAPFSACVFKSVIDPFVGKLSYFRVVSGKLDGEISFYNVTSKKTDKAGHMYRVFGKEQQPVSKAIPGDIIAVSKLEDMHISDTICDPKHPVKFPEITFPTPMSSLAVVPTSKGAEKKISECLHKLTEEDKTFRVSHDTLTNELVITGMSTLHLQVMISRLKRRFGIDVEAHIPKIPYKETITARAQAQYKHKKQSGGHGQYGEVHIRIEPLPRGAGFEFVDEIVGGAIPRQYIPAVEKGIHEVLHKGILIGHPIVDVRVRLYHGSYHDVDSSEAAFKIAASHAFQEAFNHAKPVLLEPLVNIEVTIPAKFMGEITGNLSSHRGHIKGMDSLGDLQVVRASIPMSSVANYETELKSMTGGQGSFTMEFSHYDIVPAHLMQSIIAQAAHTK is encoded by the coding sequence ATGATTCCGTATGAAACAAAAGACATTCGGACCATTATACTCCTGGGACACGGCGCTTCAGGGAAGACTTCGTTAGTGGAATCCATGCTTTTTAAGGCCGGGGCAACCACACGCCTCGGTAGTGTTGAGAATGGTACTTCGGTTGCGGATTATGACCCCGATGCAAAAGAGAAAAGACATTCAATAGATTCTTCCATCCTGCATTGTAACTGGAAGGGACGTGAGATCAATATTATTGATACCCCCGGTTACCCCGATTTTATCCGAGACACAATCTCCTCTCTTGTTGCCGCAGAAACGGCCATCATTACCATATCGGCTACGGATGGCATTCAAGTCAATACCCGGAAACTCTGGGATCTGGCCTGCCAAAAAAGACTCGGGAAAATAATCGTCGTGACGAAGATGGACGGTGAAAATGCCGATTATCAGGCCATGATTGAATCTGTCAAAAATACCTTTGGAAATATGTGTGTCCCGTTAGTCCTGCCTGTCGGAGCCGGACATGATTTCCAGGGTGTTGTCAACCTGTTTGCATTATCCAATCCTTTGCCAAATGGGGTTGTAGGCGACGCTCACGCATCACGCAATGCCTTAATCGAAGCCGTAGTTTCCGCCGAGGATGCATTGATGGAAAAATATCTCGATGGAAAAGAGATCGGGAGAGCAGTTTTGGAATCCTGTTTTGTGAAGGCTGTTGCGGATGGAAATGTTGTGCCTGTTCTCTGCTGTTCCAACAAAAAAGTCACAGGGATTGAGGATGTATTGGATGCCATAGCGAACTTTTCTCCGTCTCCCCTGGAGGGGTGCAAAAGGACTGCTGTTGATCTGCAAAAGAATCAGGAAATTGCCTTAGAAATCTCAAAAGGCGCACCTTTTAGCGCCTGTGTGTTTAAATCAGTAATTGACCCCTTTGTGGGGAAATTAAGTTATTTTCGGGTTGTCTCCGGCAAACTGGATGGTGAAATATCATTTTATAATGTGACGAGCAAAAAGACCGATAAGGCCGGACATATGTACCGGGTCTTTGGAAAGGAGCAACAACCTGTTTCAAAGGCCATTCCGGGTGATATTATCGCCGTGTCCAAACTGGAGGACATGCATATCTCAGATACCATCTGCGACCCAAAACATCCGGTAAAATTCCCGGAGATCACCTTTCCGACCCCCATGTCCTCCCTGGCTGTGGTACCCACAAGCAAGGGAGCCGAAAAGAAGATCAGCGAGTGCCTTCATAAACTTACCGAGGAGGATAAAACCTTCAGGGTCTCTCATGATACCCTGACCAACGAGTTGGTTATTACGGGCATGAGCACACTTCATTTACAGGTAATGATCAGCCGGTTAAAACGACGTTTCGGAATCGATGTGGAGGCCCATATCCCCAAAATTCCTTACAAAGAAACTATTACGGCCAGGGCACAGGCACAGTATAAACACAAGAAGCAATCAGGTGGACACGGACAGTACGGAGAGGTACATATCAGGATTGAACCGCTGCCGAGGGGAGCCGGGTTTGAGTTTGTAGATGAGATAGTGGGCGGAGCCATCCCCCGTCAATACATCCCGGCTGTTGAAAAGGGGATTCACGAGGTTCTGCATAAAGGCATCTTGATTGGACATCCTATTGTGGATGTACGGGTACGGTTGTACCACGGCTCTTATCATGATGTGGACTCTTCCGAAGCTGCTTTTAAGATAGCGGCCTCACATGCCTTTCAGGAGGCTTTCAATCATGCCAAACCTGTGCTCCTTGAGCCTCTGGTAAATATCGAAGTTACAATCCCCGCGAAATTTATGGGCGAGATTACGGGAAATCTTTCCAGCCATCGCGGACACATCAAAGGAATGGATTCTTTGGGGGATTTGCAGGTTGTGCGGGCTTCCATTCCCATGTCATCCGTAGCTAATTATGAAACAGAACTGAAATCCATGACGGGTGGACAGGGTTCATTTACCATGGAATTTTCACACTATGACATCGTGCCGGCCCACCTCATGCAGTCTATTATCGCCCAGGCTGCCCATACAAAATAA
- a CDS encoding phosphoribosyltransferase produces the protein MKNIIFENRRDAGRQLAEVFTKRDYSNQPLAVLGIPRGGVVVADEVAGALSSPLDVVIVRKLRAPYQPELGIGAVVDGDNINIINEELVRALGVSSDYLNSEIACQREEIERRLRIYRGDRLAPEVTGKTVIVIDDGIATGYTFRAALEGLRRRKPAWLVAAAPVAAQSSIDMLSAFADEMVFLSTPVSFFSVGTWYHDFDQVSDEEAVAILHRSWSRFKPQKPVEN, from the coding sequence ATGAAAAATATAATTTTTGAAAACCGACGCGATGCAGGCCGTCAGTTGGCTGAAGTCTTCACGAAACGCGACTACAGCAATCAGCCGCTGGCAGTGCTGGGCATCCCGCGCGGGGGTGTTGTGGTAGCGGATGAAGTCGCCGGAGCCCTCTCCTCACCCCTGGATGTTGTCATCGTTCGTAAGCTCAGGGCCCCCTATCAGCCTGAATTGGGTATTGGTGCAGTGGTGGACGGTGATAACATTAACATTATTAACGAAGAGCTCGTTCGTGCTTTGGGCGTTTCGTCAGATTATCTGAATAGTGAGATTGCCTGCCAGCGGGAGGAGATTGAGCGGCGGTTGCGCATTTATCGTGGCGACCGGCTGGCACCAGAGGTCACCGGAAAGACGGTCATTGTGATCGATGATGGCATTGCAACGGGGTATACCTTCCGTGCAGCGCTGGAAGGTCTGCGCCGGCGTAAGCCTGCGTGGCTCGTTGCCGCAGCGCCGGTTGCAGCTCAAAGTAGTATCGATATGCTGAGCGCTTTTGCTGATGAAATGGTATTTCTCAGCACGCCGGTGTCTTTCTTTTCTGTTGGCACGTGGTACCACGATTTTGACCAGGTGAGCGATGAGGAGGCCGTTGCAATCCTTCACCGCAGCTGGTCCCGGTTCAAACCTCAGAAACCTGTGGAAAACTAA
- a CDS encoding dienelactone hydrolase family protein, which produces MTQPKSIEKNEREIVIPADAVHLQGILGLPFRAKGIVVFAHGSGSGRFSPRNNFVARILQDAGIATLLADLLEESEALNRRNVFDIDLLADRLLANTHWLRQQPETQRMVIGYFGASTGAAAALQAAARDPREIAALVSRGGRPDLAMEYLHLVQAPTLLIVGGDDEPVIPLNETACARLTCPKELVIVPGATHLFEEPGALEKVAHLACDWFMKYFLSQV; this is translated from the coding sequence ATGACTCAGCCGAAATCGATTGAAAAAAATGAAAGAGAAATTGTGATTCCGGCAGACGCTGTACACCTTCAGGGCATCCTTGGTTTACCCTTTCGGGCGAAAGGGATAGTTGTCTTTGCTCATGGAAGTGGCAGCGGTCGTTTCAGTCCGCGCAACAATTTTGTAGCCAGAATCCTCCAGGATGCCGGCATTGCTACGTTGCTGGCAGACCTCCTGGAGGAATCGGAGGCTTTGAACCGCAGGAATGTCTTTGATATAGATCTCCTGGCAGATCGTCTTTTAGCCAATACCCACTGGTTACGCCAACAGCCGGAAACGCAAAGGATGGTGATTGGTTACTTCGGAGCAAGTACGGGTGCCGCTGCCGCACTTCAGGCGGCAGCACGAGATCCACGCGAAATCGCTGCCCTAGTTTCTCGCGGGGGACGTCCCGATCTTGCTATGGAATACCTGCATCTCGTTCAGGCGCCTACCCTGCTTATCGTAGGGGGTGATGACGAACCGGTTATCCCCCTGAATGAAACAGCATGCGCGCGATTGACGTGTCCTAAAGAGCTGGTTATTGTTCCCGGCGCTACTCATCTCTTCGAAGAACCCGGCGCGCTGGAAAAGGTTGCACATCTGGCCTGTGATTGGTTCATGAAATACTTTCTTTCGCAGGTCTGA
- a CDS encoding heavy metal translocating P-type ATPase, with product MAEQTIKFDVLGMHCVNCAMAIERRLKDLRGVKSVRVNFSRATGIVTYDANITNKTQITRYVKEIGYTAKERVRLDQTSQASIQMGWLILSIVASVAMMALMYAPVPASMHNYMPYIMMIIATLTVLGPGMDFFVSAYKSIRNLFANMDVLVSMGVLSAYIYSTFAVFGAFGMAGHAFFETAVMLITFIRIGKYLEERVKGRASHTLQKLVKLQADKARLLSTEGKETEVSASSLRAGDIVAVRAGEIIPVDGEVMEGVSSVDESMVTGESVPIVKQKGDSVIGATINKTGVLMVKTTKVGEETVLSQIITMVEDAQMDKASIQRFADRVSNIFVPIVVGLSIATFFCWYFVFYDSAGQQSFLWALKMAIAVLVIACPCAMGLATPMAIMVGSGVGLDHSILIKRASALEEIARLNVMVFDKTGTITEGRFVITDIAPSNMVIESELIILAAAGCAFSNHPLSQSVVDEARERGFAWDAVQDFHEETGRGIICRYKEKVLLIGNEGLLTSRGVKSDGLQDKVEELEAQGKSLMYVAYDGRCAGVLGLMDKIKQNAQDVVIQLKQMNIRAIMITGDSELVAKTVASEVGIEEYRAKVLPAEKMETIKNFQGKGLKVGMLGDGINDAPALAQADVGIAIGAGTDVAKETGDIVLIKNDMMDVVRAIRLGRRTLSKIRQNLFWAFFYNIIGIPIAAGVMYPVFGISLKPEYAGLAMAFSSVSVVTNSLLLKRITFHTH from the coding sequence ATGGCTGAACAGACGATAAAATTTGATGTGCTTGGCATGCACTGTGTCAATTGTGCTATGGCAATTGAACGAAGACTGAAGGATTTAAGGGGAGTCAAGTCGGTTCGGGTTAATTTTTCCCGTGCAACGGGGATTGTGACCTATGATGCCAACATCACAAACAAAACCCAAATTACAAGATACGTGAAAGAGATTGGCTATACAGCCAAAGAACGGGTTCGCCTGGACCAAACCTCTCAGGCATCCATTCAGATGGGATGGCTTATCCTGAGTATCGTGGCCTCTGTTGCTATGATGGCACTGATGTATGCGCCCGTGCCCGCCTCAATGCATAACTACATGCCGTATATAATGATGATTATTGCTACCTTGACAGTGTTGGGACCGGGGATGGATTTCTTTGTAAGTGCATACAAATCCATCAGGAATCTTTTTGCCAATATGGACGTGCTGGTTTCGATGGGTGTCTTGTCCGCCTATATCTACAGTACCTTTGCTGTCTTCGGCGCCTTCGGTATGGCAGGTCACGCATTTTTCGAGACGGCAGTGATGCTGATTACCTTTATCCGCATCGGAAAGTATCTGGAAGAACGGGTGAAGGGAAGGGCAAGTCATACGCTTCAGAAATTGGTAAAACTCCAGGCCGATAAGGCGCGGTTGTTGTCAACGGAAGGAAAAGAGACAGAGGTTAGCGCCTCTTCTCTTCGTGCGGGGGATATTGTGGCAGTCAGGGCGGGCGAAATCATCCCTGTGGATGGTGAGGTTATGGAAGGGGTCTCATCGGTGGATGAATCCATGGTAACGGGTGAGTCTGTGCCCATTGTGAAGCAGAAAGGTGACAGTGTCATAGGGGCAACCATAAATAAAACGGGTGTTTTAATGGTGAAGACCACAAAGGTGGGCGAAGAAACCGTTTTATCGCAGATTATCACTATGGTTGAAGATGCCCAGATGGATAAGGCCTCTATCCAGCGATTTGCAGATCGGGTATCCAACATATTTGTTCCCATCGTCGTAGGTTTGTCCATAGCGACCTTTTTCTGCTGGTATTTTGTGTTCTATGATAGTGCCGGACAGCAGTCCTTTCTCTGGGCATTAAAGATGGCAATTGCCGTATTGGTGATTGCATGTCCGTGCGCCATGGGACTTGCCACCCCAATGGCCATTATGGTGGGAAGTGGTGTGGGTCTTGATCACTCCATCCTTATCAAACGTGCCAGCGCCCTTGAGGAAATTGCACGGCTCAATGTCATGGTATTCGACAAGACGGGCACCATTACCGAGGGACGCTTTGTGATAACCGATATTGCTCCTTCAAATATGGTTATTGAATCTGAGTTGATTATCCTTGCGGCAGCGGGGTGTGCCTTTTCAAACCATCCCCTCTCCCAATCGGTGGTGGATGAGGCACGAGAAAGAGGTTTCGCATGGGATGCAGTTCAGGATTTCCATGAAGAAACAGGGCGTGGTATTATCTGCCGCTATAAGGAAAAGGTTTTACTGATTGGAAACGAGGGGCTTTTGACCTCTCGCGGTGTGAAAAGCGACGGACTACAGGATAAGGTCGAGGAACTAGAGGCACAGGGAAAATCCCTCATGTACGTGGCATACGATGGCAGATGTGCCGGTGTCCTAGGTCTTATGGATAAAATAAAGCAAAATGCACAGGACGTCGTGATACAACTAAAACAAATGAACATACGTGCCATTATGATAACGGGCGATAGCGAGTTAGTGGCAAAGACAGTGGCATCGGAGGTGGGTATTGAGGAGTACCGTGCGAAAGTCTTACCTGCAGAAAAGATGGAGACTATAAAGAATTTTCAGGGAAAGGGGCTGAAGGTCGGTATGCTTGGTGACGGTATCAATGATGCCCCTGCGCTTGCACAGGCAGACGTGGGTATTGCTATCGGCGCGGGGACTGATGTCGCAAAGGAAACCGGGGATATTGTTTTAATAAAAAATGACATGATGGATGTTGTAAGGGCGATTCGATTGGGCCGGCGAACACTGTCCAAGATCAGGCAGAATTTGTTTTGGGCATTCTTTTATAATATAATTGGAATTCCCATTGCGGCCGGTGTTATGTACCCGGTTTTTGGTATAAGCCTGAAGCCCGAGTATGCAGGGCTGGCCATGGCATTTTCCTCTGTGTCGGTGGTAACCAATTCCCTATTGCTGAAACGTATCACCTTTCATACACATTGA